Part of the Hippopotamus amphibius kiboko isolate mHipAmp2 chromosome 7, mHipAmp2.hap2, whole genome shotgun sequence genome, AAGCCTGTTGAGATGTCACTCATCACCCCAAGACTGGTTGCTCTGGGCTCCATCCTGACCAGCCCAGTAAAAGTTCAAAAACAAAGAGTTCCAGTTATGAAAGATCGGCCAGCTCAGTAGCAGGTAGGTTTTTCATTTTTGGGGTTTCAAATTGAGTAGCTCTTCCTTTCAGCCCCTTGTCTGGGCTTTCCTAGTCCCTGCAGTTAGCTTTATTGATACTGGATGGAAATCATCTACCTGCGTGTTTGTCTCTCTGCTGCTACGTCTCTTTAAGGGCAGCTGGTTTTTctctgtatctccagcacctaacccagtgccaggcacattGCTGTGGGCTCAGAAACAGTGTGTTGACGGGAACAGAAATAGTCTTAatgtgaaatgaagaaaaaaattgcaacagTGATTTCTCTGGATCCACTTTGTGGTTAATGCAACATAAGAAAATGATTATTAATGAATTTATATGTGATGTTTTACAATTATCTATTTCCAGTTTAAGAGTTTTAGTGGTTGATGAGAATGAATTTGACACCCATGGACTGAAGCTCTCAAAGCATACTTTCAATGTTAGATGTAAGTGCGAATCAAAAGCAAACCGATCGAGTCCGGTGCCGCCGCGGGTGTAGCCGCCGCCTCGGGACCGGCTATATGATTAGGCCACAATCCTCAATGAGTAGACCTGTTCCTCAGTGCTGCGGCGTTCTTGGTCACACGTTTACGGAGTTTCTGAAGGGCAGTAGAGGTTACTGCCAGGCATAGCACGACCTCTATGCAGACAAGTGAACTGTAGACATTCATTACTACTCCACCAAGAAGCCCCCCTAAGAGTGGTTAACCTGGGCACAGAAGTGGTGAACTGAAATCCACAGAGCGTTTTTTACAGGAGTTCTGAGCTGGTTGGGGTAAACCTCAGCACACTTCTTCCCATTGCCTCCGTATTACCGGGTGGAAGAACTGCTGCTTCTTGTTAGgatatttgtttcatttcccATTACTCCCGACTTCATACTCAAAAGCACCGAGAATTTCAAGTGGAGTATATTGAAGCAGACTCAGTTTCTTTGCATCATTTctgtattcaatttttaaaattcttccataACCCTATTGAGTGTTTTTTAACTAAATTAACATGGCCCGAAAGAACCGCCCAGCTCCTGTGGAAGTCACTTACAAGAACATGAGATTTCCTATTACACACAATCCAACGAATGCGACCTTAAACAAATTTATAGAGGAACTTAAGAAGTATGGAGTTACCACAGTAGTAAGAGTATGTGAAGCCACTTACGACACTGCTCTTGTGGAGAAAGAAGGCATCCGTGTTCTCGATTGGCCTTTTGATGATGGCGCAGCACCGTCTAACCAGATTGTTGACGACTGGTTAAGTCTTGTGAAAATCAAGTTTCGTGAAGACCCTCGTGGTCGTATTGCCGTTCACTGTGCTGCAGGCCTCGGGAGAGCTCCAGTGCTTGTTGCCCTAGCGTTGATTGAAGGTGGGATGAAATATGAAGATGCCGTACAGTTCGTAAGACAAAAGCGGCGTGGAGCTTTTCACAGCAAGCAACTTTTGTATTTGGAGAAGTATTGTCCTAAAATGCAGCTGCGCTCCAAAGACTCCCATGATCATAGAAACAACTGTTGCATTCAATAAAACTGGGGTGCCTGATGCCATTGCTTGGAAGTGGAATCTGAGACGGGGCAGAATTTTTCGTACATATCAGTCAGCATGTTGGCTTGGTGAATAAGTCTGATGAAGCGTCCATAGGAGTGCTGAAAAGCAGTTTTACCCGGCCACACGCCTGGTAGAATTGCAGCCTCTATGTTTGGGTTATGATCAACCTATTTGGACACTTAGCAAAAGATTCTTGCTGTTCAGCCTTTTAAATGTGCTTATCATTCATACCAACCGACTTTCCTGAAATCATGCAGGATTGAGTCATGTCCTTAAATCTGTTTCCATGCCAGAATCttatcaatatataaaatttagaaagacTAGGTGCCAAAATACCCAGCACAATACTTGTATATTTTTAGTATCATATAGAACTAAAATCCCAGGAACTATGAACACTCTGGACCTTATGTGGTTTATTCCTTCCATCATTTCAAACATGGAAAGTAGGGCCTGTAAGGAAGGTTATTTGCTC contains:
- the LOC130857198 gene encoding protein tyrosine phosphatase type IVA 1-like, with translation MARKNRPAPVEVTYKNMRFPITHNPTNATLNKFIEELKKYGVTTVVRVCEATYDTALVEKEGIRVLDWPFDDGAAPSNQIVDDWLSLVKIKFREDPRGRIAVHCAAGLGRAPVLVALALIEGGMKYEDAVQFVRQKRRGAFHSKQLLYLEKYCPKMQLRSKDSHDHRNNCCIQ